One Aegilops tauschii subsp. strangulata cultivar AL8/78 chromosome 2, Aet v6.0, whole genome shotgun sequence genomic window, ctcctttgtaaccgactttgtgtaaccctagccccctccggtgtctatataaaccggagggtttagtccgtaggaccaacatcatcaacaatcattccataggctagcttctagggtttagcctctacgatctcgtggtagatcaactcttgtaatactcatatcatcaagatcaatcaagtaggaagtagggtattacctccatcgagagggcccgaacctgggtaaacatcgtctccccagcctcctgttaccattagccttagacgcacagttcgggaccccctacccaagatccgccggttttgacaccgacaggtatgtctccgtataaaatggtttatggaaaagcatgtcacttacctatCGAATTTGAACATAAGGCATATtaggctattaaagagctcaattatgatttcaaacttgccggtgagaagaggctatttgacattagctcacttgatgaatggagaaacTAGGCCTATGAGAAttccaaactgtttaaagaaaaagttagagatggcatgacaaaaggatacaaaagcgtgagtttaatgtaggtgattatgtgttgctattcaactctcgtttaagattttttgcaggaaaacttctcgctaaatgggaaggtccttatgttatcgaggaggtctatcgttccggtgccatagaAATCAACAatttcgaaggcacaaatccaaaggtggtaaacggtcaaagaatcaaacattatatctcaggtaatcctataaatgttgaaaccaatgttattgaaaccgtaaccccagaggaatacataagagacactttccagaacgtttcagactccgaaataGAATAGGTCTGTGGTACGGTAAGGAAACCaactccaaaatagttctaatggcaatttttctccgttttggaatatttaagaaaataggaaaataagaagtagtccgggaaggacacgaggcgtccacgagggtggagggcgtgccctaccctccatggcgcgccccctgcctcgtgggcacctcgtgtgccctccggactccgttttcttgcatgatatttcttttggtcggtaaaaactcattatataatctcccgaaggttttgaccaccgtaccacgcaaataacttctatttttgtttcgagttgtttctgtagcagatttggagcaagatgtcatctcaggattccgacagagagagctatgtctcacacctcattgctgacccaaagacctatggggatctatctcctggTGGTCGAACTacagatgaggaggaggatgctcatttgatgaggatcaatgattcaagcacggaggaggaggatgtccctctacctcaacctggggatatgcacgtgaagttcaagaagtccaatctccctaagagggctaaactgtctaacaaccggtctattccttctcgttttcggcagaaaagcaaaggagatttatgtgacaagatcttgaagctggaatcggaggtcgatgatttaaaggaggaaattgctcttctcaattacaatatgaagaagctgaaagcacaatttacatcatcaaccacttcatcatcaccacctccgaagaaggagatataatcacttgggtatgggcactccccttggcaactgccaagcttgggggaagtgccccggtatcgtatcaccatcacactcctatctttaccgttttacttagttcgatccttttggtaatatcttgatttagtagaataaagttttagtatgatttagttttgagttttgctttatgatccttctatgtaatcgagtccgtgagctatataataaagattactgttgagtcaagggctttcctatcttgctatgatcttgagaataaaagaaaaagaaagaataaaaagaaataaagagatcatattgatcttatggagagtaatgacttcacatataaagagtatgatgaataaaagttgttgatagttgacaaacatagttttggtcatcgttgcaattaataggaaataataaagaaagagaggttctcacatataaatatactatcttggacatattttatcattgtgagcactcattaaaatatgacatgctaaagagttgatgttgcacaaggaagacaatgtaatgggttatgttttcttatatcggaaataaagtatattgtcacggatcatccaacatgttgagcttgtctttctccctcatgctagccaaattctttgcaccaagtagagatactacttgtgcttccaaatatccttaaacccagttttgccatgagagtccaccatatctacctatggactGAGTAAAATcattcaagtaagttgtcattgttgcatgcaataaaaattgctctctaaatatgtatgatttattagtgtggagaaaataagctttatacgatcttgtgatgtggaagaaataaaagcgacagactgcataataaaggtccatatcacaagtggcaatataaagtgacgttctttcacattaagattttgtgcatccaaccttaaagcacatgacaacctctgcttccctctgtgaagggcctatcttctattcttgccttataccttatacaagagtcatggtgatcttcacctttcctttttacattttatcctttggcaagcacattgtgttggaaagatcctgatatatatatccaattggatgtgagttagcatgaactattattgttgacattacccttgcactactaggaaaagggctatagatgatatggacactaatggcgcaccagacatgtggtgcgccactactatatactaatggcgcaccatgtgttggtgcgccattagtgtccaaatactaatggcgcaccacatccacggtgcgccactagtaacaaattttttattttttttcaaaactagtaatggcgcaccaggggatagtgcgccattaactagtaatggcgcacgtaatggcgcaccacatccacggtgcgccactagtaattttttttcaatttttttcaaaactagtaatggcgcaccaggggatagtgcgccattactagttaaactagtaatggcgcaccacatccgcggtgcgccactagtaaattttttttcaatttttttttatttttttccaaagctagtaatggcgcaccaggggatagtgcgcagTAATGGCgtaccactcccacggtgcgccattactaacttgacccaaaaattccaccgaatgcacccccccggaccgccttttcagttttaaaaaaataaaagaaaatgatggaaatgtcaaaaaaataaaataaaataagtttcccatgtgatatgtggtctagttgttgggaaaatttacaaatatgaattccgattttatttgcaaaatctctctcgatttgtaaaatgggcataacttttccatacgaactcggattaaaaagttttttatatgaaaaatcatctactcgaaaagttacatccgaattttcaaaatcctcaaaaacctaacagaaaaaaagttacggggctttcaagatctaggggcaaaaaaattcaaaaaatttcaaacttactagtggcgcaccgttttctaggtgcgccactagtaacagaaaaaaattggtgttgaatttttttttggaattttttttccaaaaaatgatacgtaatatgaccgggaagtttgaaatatttttcaaaatttcatcatactcatgaacatgaacaaagtcctagacatcaacaaggtttaataggattgatatggtagatatatcaacaaatgcctgttaagtgaggtggtgcggggttggatagaactgtgaagttaagcgtgctcgggctggagtagtgtgaggatgggtgacctttcgggaagtttgaccacttagtgcgatttgacttgagattaagcatattgacccgagattaagccatagtgattcgagattaagaaaaaaacgaaaaaaaaattgaaaaaaaaattttgaattttttttaaaaaacaatttctgaaaaaatatttgaaaaaaatttgttactaatggcgcacttctatgtggtgcgccgttactaagtcagatagtaatggcgcacggcgtgatgcgccattagtataccagatactaatggcgcaccagtggtgcgccattagtatttaatactagtggcgtggtactagtggcgcatcagtagtgcgccattagtaggcaaaactggtgcgccactagtaggccttttcctagtagtgttgaggtaaaaggttgggaggcaacactataagcccctatctttctctgtgtctgattaaaactccataaccataagtattgcgtgagtgttagcaattgtgaaagactaaatgatagttgagtatgtcgACTTGCTGAAAAGCcattatattgactctttccgatgttatgataaattgcaattgcttcaatgaccgagattatagtttgttggttctcaatgaagtttctgattcatacttgacattgtgaatagattattacttaagcataagaaatcatatgacaatatatatatatatatatgttgctgttataagaatgatcatgatgccctcatgtccgtattttattttatcgacacctctctaaacatgtggacatttttgtcgttatcggcttccgcttgaggacaagcaaggtctaagcttgggggagttgatacatccattttgcatcatgcttttatatcgatatttattgcattatgggctgttattacacattatgtcacaatacttatgcctattctctcttattttacaaggtttacatgaagagggagaatgccggtagctggaattctaggctggaaaaggagcaaatattagagacctattctgcacagctccaaaagtcatgaaacttcacggaagttatttttggaatttataaaaaatgctgagcgaagaaagtaccagagggggccacccaccatccacgagggtgggggcgcgcccccctgcctcgtgggcccctgggaggcctccggtgaccatcttctgctatatgaagtcttttaccctggaaaaaaatcataagcaagctttcgggaagaaactccgtcaccacaaggcggaaccttggcggaaccaatctagggctccgacggagctattctgtcggggaaacatccctccgggagggggaaatcatcgccatcgtcatcaccaacaatcctctcatcgggagggggtcaatctccatcaacatcttcaccagcaccatctcctctaaaaccctagttcatctcttgtatccaatctttgtcccaaagcctcagattggtacctgtgggttgctagtagtgttgattactccttgtagttgatgctagttagtttatttggtggaagatcatatgttcagatcctttatgcatattaatatccctttgattatgaacatgaatatcatttgtgagtagttacgtttgttcctgaggacatcggagaaatcttgctattagtagtcatgtgaatttggtattcgttcgatattttgatgagatgtatgttgtctttcctctagtggtgttatgtgaacgtcgactacatgacacttcaccattgtttgggcctagaggaaggcattgggaagtaataagtagatgatgggttgctagagtgacagaagcttaaaccctagtttatgagttgcttcataaggggctgatttggatccatatgtttcatgctatggttaggtttaccttaatacttcttttgtagttgcggatgcttgcagtaggggttaatcataagtggtatgctcgtccaagaaagggcagtacccaagcaccggtccacccacataccaaattatcaaagtaacgaacgcgaatcatatgagcgtgatgaaaactagcttgacgataattcccatgtgtcctcgggagcgttttccttcatataagagtttgtccaggcttgtcctttgctacaaaaaggattgggctaccttgctgcaccttatttactttcattgcttgttacccgttacgaattatcttatcacaaaacttttgttacctataatttcagtgcttgcagagaaaaccttactgaaaaccgcttgtcatttccttctgctcctcgttgggttcgacactcttacttatcgaaaggagtacgatagatcccctacacttgtgggtcatcagcacCCCCCACGGACAGTGGCGTACACCCAGCGGGCCCGCTCCACCTCGACGCCGGTGACTGCGTCTCGCCGCAGTGCCCGCCTCGATGCGGCCCGTCCGGCGGACTCCCCGGCTCCGTCCGTCCCCGAGCGTGctgagctccgggcggcggcCCGGAACCTTGAGCCAGGTGATGATTCcgtcattcccatttcttccggTTGTTCCTTTTCCGCGCTTGAGGCCGTTCCTCTTGGCCACCTCGCCAAGGTGGCCACTGACTCGGCCATCATCTTCAGGGGGGAAGTTGGTCCCCCCTTAGAGCAGATTGCGGCCATTAGGGCCCGCGAGATGTTAGATGGCGAGCTTGCTGAAACCCGGGCTCGCCTCCTCCGCCATCCCGCGGAACCGACCACCACTCCAGCGGGTCGGGCTCCACCGGTGGCCGACGAGGTGATCCGGGGACGCACCCGCTCTCGCACTCCTGCACTCCGCGCACTGAGCGCATCTCGTGTCCTGGGGTCAAGCAGCCCCCCGATGGGAGTGTAGATGCGGGCCCTTTTCTAGAACATCTGTGGCTTCGGCCATGATGGCCGACGCCGCCAACTCATCGAGTACATGCGTGACGAACATATTGTCATCATTGCCATCCAGGAAACCATGCGCACTGAGTTCTCCCTCCACGAGCTCGACTGTCTTAGTTCCCACCTCTTCGCCTGGCATTGGCTCCCTTCTAGTGGGACCACGGGGCACTCAGGTGGCATCCTTTTAGGTGTAAAGGATACCACCTTCGAGGTGGGTGGCATGGACCGGGGAGAATTCTACGTTAGTATGGAGAACTTTGAGCATGCACTTAACTTCAAATGGGAGATCGTGATCGTGTATGGACAGGCGGATCACCGCCGCTCCCCGGCCTTCCTTGTTGAGCTACATCAAAAGATCTCAAACTCCCTCCTCCCAGTAGTTGTGGGCGGAGACTTTAACCTCATCCACTCCACGGATGAGAAGAATAATGACCGGATCAACCTCCCCGGATGCAGCTGTTCAATGACTAGATCGCGGAGCTCGGACTCCGTGAACTAGAATGGACGGGTGCCCGGTTCACCTGGACAAACCGGCAAGTAGACCCAACGCAATCTGTCTTGGATCGCGTCCTAGTTTCCCCGGAGTGGGAGGTATGCTTCCCCTTGGCATCGCTTTGTGCGATTACCCGGATCGGGTCTGACCACGTCCCTCTCCTCCTCTACATCGCGGATGAGCGCCCGCCCCCATCATGCCGCGTTTCCGGTTTGAGCTCTTCTGGCTCAATCAGGCGGGATTCCGGGAGGCGGTCGTCGCATGGTGGATCTCCGCTCGCTCTTCCCCGCATCGCTCCACGTCCGCAGTTGACTCGTGGCAGTTCTGTGCCAAGCTCGCCCGCCAATTCATGAAGGGATGGGGCGCTAACCTTGGCCTGTGACCTATGCGAGCGCAAAAAGGCCCTCCTGCTGGCTATCCAAGCCCTGGACGCCCGCGCCGACACCTCCGGGATCTCCCCGGATGAATGGATGCGGAGATATGATCTCGAGGACCAGCTCTCGACCATCTACACAGATGAGGAGGCTTACTGGAGGCTGCGCGGTACCCAACGGTGGCTGCTCCACGGCGACGCCAACACCGCCTATTTCCAGGCGGTCGCTAACGGGCGGCGGCGTCAGAACTCCACATTGGCACGTTCATCTCGGTTGGCACTGGATCCTCGACCCTGTTCTGGTTTGATCGGTGGATCGGCGACCTCCCCCGGGCAACGAGATTCTTGGAGCTCTTTGCCATTGTGGTGGACCCTCGGGTCTTTGTCGAGACAgcccttattgacttagggcgcCTCGCCTTCCGTCGCGCCTTTGGCCCGCCTGAAGTGGCCGCATGGGATGCCCTCCTCCAGGACATCGCCCTCCTCCCGATGAACGTTGAGGACACCCCTGACTCCATATCCTGGCGAGTGGAGCCCTCCGGCTGCTTTTGCACTAAATCCCTCTATGTGTCCATCGCCCCCTCGCCGGCCCCCGAGCCCTTTAGTTTGATTTGGGACATCCGCTTGCCCAATCAGGATCTCCTTATGGCAGTGGATCCATGGATGCCTCCCGTCTGGGGTGGAGGTCCTTAAGCGTAATGGACCTGGAGATGGGATCTGCCCCCTGtgcggcatggtggaggatgctAACCACATCTTCTTCTCTTGCTCCACGGCCCAGTTTCTATGGTCATGTTTCCGCGAGTCggtgtcaggaccggttttccgataaaacgtttattgagaaaccgccccttttatcggaccagtatagaagaatccttcttactagtagacaatccttgatacagaaatccagaagtactaaatattatacagggttgagctgaggctgctcaacaatttattacaagcacgccgatattatacataaaggcggatatgacacaaaggggtatggtggcataactactgactcgtaataaaagtggtggtggatatgtcacagtgaagtgggtgacatgactcctaaatcttacaactcatcgagcaccggagtgaggctcgatgacttttattctgggtagcggaagcgtatataatacaagtgaccaattccaggatcgcacgggactgactaggactcctctaggcgtcggactcgctatcgacctcttcatccataagatcgccttcgtcaacatctggccaaatcaacaagccaggtgagtactatgaaagtactcgcaagacagtttggacataagatataacaaatgcaaacatgatgcacatgagaagattagtaatgcgcactcagataataaaattgcactgcatgataaataaaaaggaagtcaggcggtagtcctcccgaaatcccaatgaaataactgaagaccgatcgggtgtctgaagcgacgcctcgaaaggtaaaaataaattaacaatgccgcagtcgggcgtcagggctacaccacataaagggcttatatcaaaagtaaataacaagagtgccatagtcggacgtctgagcgacatcacataaagggcttatatcaaaagtaaataacaagagtgccacagttggacgtctgagcgacatcacataaagggcttatatcaaaagtaaataacaagagtgccacagtcggatatctgagcaacatcacataaagggcttatatcaaaagtaaataacaagagtgccacagtcggacgtctgagcgacatcacataaagggcttatatcaaaagtaaataacaagagtgccacagtcggacgtctgagcgacatcacataaagggcttttatttcattatttgaattcaagtagctcatgaatttaaatcatctcaagAGATCACATCACGTTTCGAAGCATACTGGTAGTAgccttgcatgcaatataacactcactgatgctcatataaacatgccatgaactaactattcaagcaaacatgcaaaacactcatcatataaaaggttcaaacatgcttgcctggttcggagtagtcggagtctagctcggcaaaGTTCGCGGTTCCGTCgcctcctccggtatctacggtataaagaaatcGCATACTAACGTAAACACCGAGTGTGCATAAAATttgttccaaatatttttcaaataaatatgataaAAAACTAGACAGAAAAAAAAAgatgacagaaaaagaatcaactcaaaattaTCTTTTGTTTAAAACTTATAAAGGTTTTAGtctagggactaatctgtgatgaaacagaaagtTTCCAGGGGCTAGTTTATAAAAACAGAAGacgtactttgcccgaaggcgctttcagaaaacggtttgAATAAGAGAGAGAGGCTGacgagggggtcccacccgtcaggtttaaaaatcAAAACAGAGCCCCTGGCGCCCAagggctgcggtggtcgccggcggcgatccacggcgaggtagggggaGTGGATGGTACCTATGGACTCACGGTGCTCTCCTGCACCTGGGTGTGGTGGAGTTGGTCGTCAgcgagcaccacgtcgatggCGGCCTCCACTCTGGCGAACGGTGGTTCGGGCGGTGGTGGATCTCGCCGGGGAGGGCTGCAATCGTCAAATTGAGGCTCGGGTTAGAGGAGTGGGTGTACTAGGAGGCGACTGGCACGCACTGGAAGGCGGGGGTGGTCTCACCAGAGGGAATCGTGCCGGAGCCCGAAGCGGatcggggcggccggagtcggggaagaaggcctccccGAGGTCCCCCTAGTAGCTAGGCGTGGCTCTGGTGAGATGTAGGAGTGGTGCTGGGTCGAAGGCGAGCTCGAGGCTCCTTTTTATAGCCGGTCCGAGGCGGTTGCCGAGAACAGGATAACTCCGGCGatgattacggcgaggcagtggtcgaACGGGGGTTTAGTGGTCGGGGCAGCTGCGGATTGGATCACTGGCTTCATCCCGAAGCTAAACTTGGCCAGACTTGGGCGatactccaagtcctcgacggaacggcctcacgggctcgtcggcggcagagagcgcgctctgcgCCTCTCAGGCCACGGCGACTGTGCTGCAGCACGCACggggaagaagacggccacgCGTAGGCTTctggtggtgtgggcggtgctggacggcgccgtccctcgctgcgcctctctggcagccgcagcaagtgctgctgccgccgctcacgggGGCGATGCACCTCTGCCAGCTCACCGCCGACGCTCGCAAACGTCCAGGTGACCGTGCGGCacggtggataagaaggaggagCAGTGAGCAACGAGCCAACGAGGGCACTGGCGAGATTGACGCTGCCGACTAACGAAAACGACACTGACGACTGAACTGAAACACTGAACTCTGAACTTTGACAGAAACAGTGCACGCTAGGTGTTCGACGATATGTTTCAAGCACGTGGAAAAATTTTCTGGAGTTGATCTTTGGTGGAGAGGTCTCTTGATGCATCtggaggctgcctgatttttctcagaatttttggggAAGCAAGATAACGAATTTCACCAAAAATGGccaatctggtccaaacttgccgCAAGCagaatttgaaaaatttgaactgtgGACCAGTGGATCTTGATGGATCTAGGTTGAGGGTACTAAGGACTAGTCAGAGGAGTTTGTTTGGAACCAAAACTCAAAAGGGATCTGGTGGTTCCTGTGTAACTCATCATGGCCCACAATAAAAGACAGAAATTGTATTGAGGATAAAATAAATAGG contains:
- the LOC109764959 gene encoding uncharacterized protein — encoded protein: MRDEHIVIIAIQETMRTEFSLHELDCLSSHLFAWHWLPSSGTTGHSGGILLGVKDTTFEVGGMDRGEFYVSMENFEHALNFKWEIVIVYGQADHRRSPAFLVELHQKISNSLLPVVVGGDFNLIHSTDEKNNDRINLPGCSCSMTRSRSSDSVN